From one Deltaproteobacteria bacterium genomic stretch:
- a CDS encoding MAPEG family protein, translating into MSELTHMPAFVPYAVSAALLCLNLYGLWLYSGLTRNRTRTLINPEDARLLSGRSTVERDPPEVARVLRAHANAMANILPFLILGFLYVLLGAGRTGAVIYFGVFTVARYIHSVAYVAALQPWRTVSYVVGLLASIGLIVQVALRALT; encoded by the coding sequence ATGAGCGAGCTCACGCACATGCCCGCCTTCGTCCCCTATGCGGTGTCGGCGGCGCTGCTCTGCCTGAACCTCTACGGCCTGTGGCTCTACAGCGGTCTCACGCGCAACCGCACGCGGACCCTGATCAACCCGGAGGACGCCCGTCTCCTCTCGGGCCGGTCGACGGTCGAGCGTGATCCGCCCGAGGTGGCACGCGTGCTTCGCGCGCACGCCAACGCGATGGCGAACATCCTTCCGTTCCTGATCCTCGGGTTCCTCTACGTCCTGCTCGGCGCCGGCCGCACGGGCGCGGTCATCTACTTCGGGGTCTTCACGGTCGCCCGCTACATCCACAGCGTCGCGTACGTCGCCGCCCTCCAGCCGTGGCGCACCGTGTCCTACGTGGTGGGGCTTCTCGCGTCGATCGGACTCATCGTCCAGGTGGCGTTGCGGGCGCTCACGTAG
- a CDS encoding metallophosphoesterase family protein produces MSAAGTRSLGKVGVISDTHGLIRPEALERLRGSDLIVHCGDIGAPVVLDALGAIAPVRAVRGNNDKGPWASTLPVDEVIEVGIHTLYVIHDLAQLSLDPAAAGFAAVLSGHSHRPCVEKRKGVLFINPGSAGPRRFSLPVAVAQLVLGPERCDGTIIEIAAITP; encoded by the coding sequence ATGTCAGCCGCAGGGACCCGATCGCTCGGGAAGGTCGGCGTGATCTCTGACACGCACGGGCTGATCCGGCCGGAGGCCCTGGAGCGGCTTCGCGGGTCGGATCTCATCGTCCATTGCGGAGATATCGGCGCGCCCGTTGTCCTGGATGCGCTTGGAGCCATCGCGCCGGTCCGGGCGGTCCGAGGAAACAACGACAAGGGTCCGTGGGCCTCCACGCTGCCCGTCGATGAGGTCATCGAGGTCGGGATCCACACCCTCTACGTCATCCATGACCTCGCCCAGCTCAGCCTCGATCCGGCTGCGGCGGGCTTTGCGGCAGTCCTTTCCGGTCACTCCCACCGTCCGTGCGTCGAGAAGCGCAAGGGCGTTCTCTTCATCAACCCTGGCAGTGCCGGCCCACGGCGTTTCTCTCTGCCGGTGGCCGTCGCGCAGCTCGTCCTCGGGCCCGAGCGCTGTGATGGGACCATCATCGAGATTGCGGCCATCACTCCGTGA
- a CDS encoding helix-turn-helix transcriptional regulator, translated as MRWQDIGDMTCSVARALSVVGDRWTLLVLRDAFLGVRRFEDFHTDLGTTRHRLADRLRKLVDHGVLERVPYADRPRRFEYRLTEKGRDLYPVVVSLTRWGDRWMAGRDGPPVELVHRGCGRRIMPTLACPECGEPVGARDMQVRPGPALRKEWKARPQRPREELR; from the coding sequence ATGCGGTGGCAGGACATCGGCGACATGACCTGCTCGGTGGCGCGCGCCCTCTCCGTCGTGGGCGACCGCTGGACCTTGCTCGTCCTGCGCGACGCGTTCCTCGGCGTGCGGCGGTTCGAGGACTTCCATACCGACCTCGGCACCACGCGCCATCGCCTGGCAGACCGGCTCCGCAAGCTCGTGGACCACGGCGTCCTCGAGCGGGTGCCCTACGCGGACCGGCCGCGCCGGTTCGAGTACCGGCTGACGGAGAAGGGGCGCGACCTCTATCCCGTCGTCGTCTCGCTCACCCGCTGGGGCGACCGCTGGATGGCGGGCCGCGACGGGCCGCCGGTCGAGCTGGTGCACCGCGGGTGCGGGCGCCGGATCATGCCGACGCTCGCCTGCCCGGAGTGCGGCGAGCCGGTCGGCGCACGCGACATGCAGGTGCGGCCGGGACCCGCGCTCCGCAAGGAATGGAAGGCGCGACCGCAGCGCCCCAGAGAGGAGCTCCGATGA